DNA sequence from the Sulfurimonas sediminis genome:
TATCCGGTATGCTTTTGTCGGCATCCATCACTTCATTGAACTTTTTGACAACGTCGACAAGGGAGGAGGTATGTCTGGCATCTGGAAATTTTTCTTTGAGTGCCTGTGAGAATCTGTCAACTGTTTGCATAAATTTTGCATTTTTAATCCCGTCTGTGATTTTTGAATCTATGACAACTTCATAACTCATCGGACCGGTAAGATTTTTTTGGATCATGTTGACAGTTTGGCGAAAGGGAACATCTTCTCTGAAGTAGTGGACGGCATTTGAATCGACTTTAAGATTTGTCAGTCCCAAGGCGATGAAAAGAAAAAGCAGCAAGGTGCCTGTGATGATTTGATTGTCATATTTGATGATGAATTTTGCATACTTTTTGGCAAAACTGCCAAGGGTGTTTTGTGTCGTCGTCTTAGGTGTAACTCTGACTTTCATATTGATAATTGCCAGGGCTGCAGGCACAAAAAGTACAGTGATGACAAATGCCAGAACAGCAGCATTTGCCGTTGCGAGTCCTAAGGTTTTGATGGGAACAATGTCTGAAATACCCAAAGAGGCAAAACCCACAGCGGTTGTTATGGAGGTTAAAAAGGTAGGCAGAAGGTTTTTTTCCAAAGTATCGTGGATTGCCGCATAGTTGTCGAGTCCGGCTTTTCTTCCAAGCAGATAGATCCAAAAAAGATGCATCGCATCGGCAATACCGATGGCAATGATAAAAACGGGCATATTTGCCGTAAAGTTGTTGAGTTTGTAACCAAGGAGTGTTTGCAGTGAGAGAACAATTGTAAAAGTAAAAACAACAACGCCAACAGTCAACAGGACACCGGAAATTTTGCGAAATATAACCCATAAAAGCAGCATTGCTATAAGCAGTACAAGCGGTGTAAAGGTTTTGACATCATACTGACCGAGTGAGCTGAAAGTGGTGTTGACAACCGGCCCGCCTGCGAGATAAAATTTGTAACCGCTCTTTTTTTCCTCCTGAATATATCTGTTTATATCCTGCATAATATGTTTGGAAGCCCCAATGGTATTGCCGGCTTTTGGTGTCAGACGCCCGACTATCATAGTAGTTTTGGCATCTTTTGAAATAATGCGGTTGACTATCAAATCCTCGCCCGAAGCAATCTCTCTTTTCTTCTGCAAATCCTTTACATGTAAAGCGTCTATATCTTCTATGAAATCATCTATGAGAATGTCATCCTCATCCTGGGGATTCTTATGTATATATTGGTAATTTGTCAGAGAATCGACTCTGGCTATATATTTTGTCTGCCAGAGTTTTTGCGTCAGCCGTTCTATTACATGTAAGGCTTTCTTGTTAAAAATACCGTTTTCATCGCGAAAAACTATGATGATGGAATCATCATTGCCAAAAGTGTTTTTAAAAGCATCATACTGTTTGAGTGTCTGTGACTCTTTGCCAAACCAGATTCTGTAAGAGCCGTCAAACTGTGCATATTTAAGCTGATAGGCAAGTACAAGTGTCAAAAGGGGAATCAGTGTGACAATAAACCAGCGAAATTTGAGTATTAAATCGACAAATTTTTTCATTTTTTCTCTTTTAAAAGTAATAACCGAGTTTTAGACTGATGCGTTCATGGGCACCCATCAGTTTAAAAGCGGTGTTGTAGTTTTTTGACGGTGAAATATATCTATAGTCAAAATTCAGCTTGAAAGTATCCATAACACGGGTCTGATACTCCATATAGTAAACCTGTTCATTATAATCAAGGTCAAATATGCCACCACCGACGATACTTGCATCATTGCCTTGGTTGAGGCTGTAACGAAGGCCTAAAAAAAGGTCGTTTTGAAAGAGTTCAAACAGTGCAAGATCATCTTTTTTTCCGCTTTGCAGTGTAATATAACGGTAGTATTCCACAAGTAATCCCAGATCAGCCTCTTTGTAAACCTGTGAGATTGTATGTTCCGCACCAATCCCTAGATGTATATAATCAGAAACAAGTGTATCATCAAGAATGTCGGCAAAGGTGGCTTCGAGTTTGTAGAGGGTTGCCCCTATTACAAGGGTATCATAGGTCATAAATTTGTTGACCAAATAGGCATTTTCTTCTGTTGTAACAGTATTGTCAGGCTGGAGTGTTTGTATATAGTAGCGTTGGGAGTCATACCCGTTTTCAAAGATAAAAGCATAATCAAGTGCATATTCTGTGTCTGTGGTATCTGAATATTTCAGGTAAATACTCGGTCTGTATCTGCTTGCTTTTGTTTTGAGTTCTTCTTTATATACCAAAGGCAGTGTAACATTTGGCGCTACCTTGAGTGTAGCGGGAAAATAGTAATAGACATAAGGGTAGGCAGGCATTTTCCTGTTTTGCTCATACAGTTTTATAATGGCAGCAAACTCTCCACTCTCTGTATAATGCGTGTACGCGGCATTGATGACACCGAGTTTGTCTGTGTAAAAAGGGTCAGACCGCAGTTCGTCAGGGTTAAAAACATTGACAAGGTTGCGTACTTCAAGTGCACCCCAGAACAAAATGTTTTTTCCAATAAGTACAGAATCATTTTCAAAATCATAACTGCCGTAAAGCTCATCCAGGCGGATAAAACTTCTGTTGGTATGTTTTTCTGTGTTTAGCAAATCATAATAATCCTGTTGTACTCTGGCTTTTGCAAACCCTGTAAAGTTTTCTTTGATGTATTTTGCTTCAAAATTGGCTGATATCAGTGCATTTTGTTTCTCTTTGCCTGCAGGGGCTTTCATATAGGACTGCAGTGTCAGGTTGATATTGCCCTGATAGCTGATGTCATCGAAGAAACTTGCTGTTTCTTTTTGTGTTACTTCTTTGCTTACATGTAAAGGCTCGTGCAGCACTGGAATAACTTTGGGAATATTTTTCTTTTGCGGTTTTTTTGAAACTTTTTTAACTTTTTTAACTTTTTTAACTTTTTTAACTTTTTTAACTTTTTTAACTTTTTTTTGAAATCTGTATTTATATGTATTTACAATAATAGGCTTTGGATATTTTTTCGCTAATTTTTTGAGCGCTTTTCTTGCCTTATTGTACTTTTCATAGCAGCCGCAACGGATACTGTTTATGTTGCTGAAAGAGATAAGTCTGCATGATTTTGGGTAATTGTGTGCTGCAAAATCATAGGTCGAATTTTTTTTGAATTTAAAACTTGTCAGCTGTACGGAGTAACAGGTGTCATTTGATTTGGCACAGGAAATACTGATGCTTAAAAGCAGTATAAACAAAAACTTCATAATTACTTTTTGAGAACGCGTTTATGGAAGTTTCTCTCTTTGAGTCCGATTTTTATCTTTTCGTCTTCCCAGACTAAAATGGTCTTTTTGCCGTTTTGATGGTTTTTTACTCTCATCATTCCTACACGCCAGACACCTTTGATTTTTTTGTAGTCATCAAAATAGGCTGTTTTAAGCAGTTCATGCTTTCTGTCATAATAGTCCACTTTTTTTATCAAAAATGTCTTTGCATTCACCCAGGAGATCTGCTTTGTGTAGCCGGAGTTTTTACTCACAGGCACTCTTTTTCCGACATAATATTTTTTGCCGTTGAGTATTTCTTCTTTGGCTTGGCCTGTAAAAGTGTATTTTTTCGCACTGAAAGAGCTGAGATCCTCATAAGAGAATTCTGATCCCATAAAAGAGCCTGATTTGTTTTTTGAAGCGATTCTCTTCACACGTTTTAATGCCGGTAGATAGAGCCACTGGTCGTCATCTTTGTTGATATGCTCATAATTAAGAAACTTCGTTCCTTTGACATCGGCAGGGGAAAGAAAAGTCATCAGTGACTTGTTCCCGGATGCCTTTTCAAGAATGATCATTTTCATGTGCCGTTCACGTTTTTGATTGTTGGCATTGATAAGCGTCATTTTCATAGTAGAAGAAGAATCCTCAAAGCCGTTCATAACAGCTTCACATCTGTTGGCAACCTCTTGGTTGGAAATGGCAAAAAGGGCGGATGAAATAAGGAGAAAGAAGAGCATTTTTAACACGAATAAGAACCTTGCATAATATTATTTTTACTAATAGTAGCATAGAAACTTATTTTTTGTGATATTTTTTTGATAAAGTTACAAAAGAATTACTTTTATGTAACTTTATGTTATAAGTATTTGTTATTTCTTTAAAATAAGGGTGGTCGATTTGTCAAAATTAAAATACTTTTGGGCAACTTTTTGTACTTTCTTTGCTGTGACTTTATTGACCTCTTCTTCATAATGTAAAAGCGGTTCAATGTCTCCCCGTACAAGGTAGCTGCCAAAAAGATTGGCCACAGAGGTTGAACTCTCAAGTGAATAGATAAAATCTGATTTTGTGTTGATTTTGACTTTTTCAAGCTCCGCTTTGGTTACTTTTGTCTCTTTCATCAGATTTATCTGTTTGATAAGTTCTTCTTCTACCGTTTCGGCTTTGACACCCGGGTTACATGTAGCCATAAATATGAAAAGTCCCGGATCGGTGTTTTCCATGTTGTAGGCATACACAGAGTTGACAAGACGTTTTTTGTCTACCAACTCTTTGTAAAGCCGTGAGCTTTTTCCGGAGTAAAGAATCTCAGAAATTACGCTGAGTGTGACCTGGTCAGGATCTTTAAAATCAGGAATATGAAAGGTGATGGCCAGCATTTCAACTTCACTCTCTTTATGCACAATCACTCTTTTAGCCCCATCCTGTTCCGGTTCTACAAATTTTACTTTTGGAATTTTCCCGTGATTTTTTATCTTGCCAAAAGCAGCTTTTGCACTTTTAAAGACCTCTTTTGGCTCAACATCGCCTGTTACCATTAAAATGGCATTTTGCGGTTGGTAGTAGGTTTTGTGAAAATCCCGTATATCTTTAATCGTCCATGTTCTGATGTCATTCATAAACCCGATAGGTGTCCAGTGGTACGGGTGGTAGATGTAGGCATTGTTAAAGAGTCTGAAATAGAGATACCCCAAAGGATTGTTGTCTGTTCTCCAGCGGCGCTCTTCTGTAACAACATCACGCTCAGGCTGAAACTCATCATCTTTGAGGTTGAGATTTTGCATCAGTTCGGCATATAACTCTATAGATTTGTTTAAATTGTCTGTGCTTGATTTGATATAGTAGTGTGTATAGTCAAAGCTTGTAGAAGCATTATTCACCCCGCCGATACTTTTGACCTCTTTGTCAAACTCGCCGGCTTTGAGATTTTTGCTTGATTTGAAATTCATATGTTCGAGCATATGGGCTATGCCTGTTTTTCCCATGACTTCATTACGGCTGCCGACTTTGTAAAAAATATCTGTGCTGATGACATTTGAGTGGTTTTTTAAAGGGATGACCACAATCTGCAGTCCATTTTTAAGTGTTTTTGTTTCGTATTTTGGGAGTGATGTTGCCATAAGTGTTCCTAAGATTAGTATTATTGTTACAAATATTTTCATTATTTTCTGTCAGCTCCGACGGCTTGTGTGATGTTTTCATAGCCGTCTGCTTTGAGCAGTTGTATCAGTTCTTTGTTGATGTTCATGATCATATCGGGACCGTGAAAAATCAAGCCGCTTAAAATCTGCACCAAAGAGGCGCCTGCACGTATGCGTTTGTATGCTTCTTCTGCCGAGTCAATACCGCCGACGGAGATGAGCACTGTTTTGCCATACAACTCTTTTGCGATGGCGTCAAAGATTTTAAAACTTTTCTCTTTGAGTACGGCACCGCTGAGTCCGCCTATATTTTTTGGATGTTTTACTAGTGAGTAGTCTATCGTTGTATTGGTGGCTATGATACCGTCAGCTCCGGACTCTACTGCCATTTTTGTCAAACTGACCGCATCTTCTGTTTCCATATCCGGTGCGATTTTGAGCAGTATCGGCATCTTGGTCAGTTTTTTTGCCTGGGCAAAAAGGTTTGTAATGAAAGCTTCATTTTGCAAATCTCTCAGCCCGGGTGTATTTGGAGAAGAGATGTTTATGACAAAGTAATCACCCATTCCGTCAAAAGCCTTGATGAGATGGGTATAGTCATTTATCGCCTCTTTTTCAGGCGTCACTTTGTTTTTTCCTATGTTGATGCCTATAGGTGTCGTAAACGGAGTACGCTGTTTGAGCCGTTTGACAACTTTGTAAGCACCGTCATTGTTAAAGCCCATAGCATTTTGAATGCTTTGCTCCTGTATATGACGAAACATTCTTGGTTTCGGGTTGCCTGCCTGCGGCTTTGGCGTCACTGTACCGATTTCGGTAAAACCGAATCCCAAAATCTGCATACCGCGTATCATTGTTGCATTTTTGTCAAATCCTGCACCGAGACCTACAGGGTTGTAAAAAGTACGCCCGAAGATTTCCTGTCTGAGACTGGTGTCATTGACAAAGTGTGATTCCAAAAAAGGGTTAAAAGGAATTTGGCAGAGATTCGGCAGACGCAAAACACACTCTGCTATATGATGGGCGGTTTCGGGTTCAAATTTAAAAAGATAGGGTTTGAGAGATTCATAACTTAACATAACTGTCCACTTGTTTAAAATTGGATTATTATACACAATGTAAGCTAAATAACTCCTCAAACTCTTTTGGCGGTACCGGTTTGGAACACAAATACCCCTGATACTCTTTACAGTGAATCTCTTCTAAAAGTTTAAGCTGCTCTTTTGTCTCAACACCCTCTGCAACGACATTGAGATGCAGGTCATCGGCAATACCCACTATCATATTGATAAAAGTCAAATCATCTTTAGTATAAATATTGTCTATAAATGATTTGTCTATTTTGAGTGTGTCAAAAGGGATCTCTTTGAGATAGGACAAAGAGGAGTATCCTGTTCCAAAATCATCCAAAGAGAGAGAAATCCCCAGTTCTTTAATGCCTTTAATGACTTTTAAGCGTTCTTTGAAGTGTTTGATGAGGACAGATTCTGTCAGCTCAATGTCGAGTTTGTTTCTCTCTATGCTGTGTGTATAGTTTTTGATTTTTTGCAGAAGTTCGGGGTCCTGAAACTGTATCGCTGAGAGATTGATAGAGACTTTTATATCTTTCAGGGGAGTCTGTTCCCATTTTTTTATCTGTGAAACGGCTTCTTGCATAATCCATTCACCAAGAGGAATAATCATTTTGTTCTCTTCAGCAATACCGATGAACCTGTAAGGAGGAATAATTCCCTCAATCGGGTCTGTCAGCCTAATAAGCGCTTCGCATCCGACTATTTTTTTTGTTTTTATATCTACTTTTGGTTGGTAATAGAGTTTGAAACGGTTTTGCTTCAAAGCATCTTTTATCAGCTGCTGCATTGCAATTTTTTCCTGAACCGCCTTGTTGATGGCATTTGTAAAAAATTGGAAATTGTTTTTTCCGAGCTCTTTTGATTTGTAAGTACCTAATCAAAAATAAAACCAAAAAAAGAACAGAAATTGCTTATGCCTAAATATGAGACATAGTAGCTATATAAAATTAGACGAAAAAGAAGAGTTAGAGCTTTATAAATTCATAGAGGAATCCAATAAAGCCAGAGAGAAGAAAAGAGCGATGGGAGTACTTCTAAATTCACAAAAGATAAGTGTTTTAGAAATATCAAAAAAGTTGAGTTCATGTACGGATGCAGTTTATAATTGGTTAATTCGGTATAAGAGAGGAGGAGTAGCCAGCCTTAAGGATATACCACAACAAGGGCGACCGAAAATACTAAAAGTTGAAGATGAAGATAAGATAAAAGAAGTTTTTAAAAAATAAACTCAGTATAAGTGCTGCAATCACAAAATTGGGAAAAAAGATTACTAAGGTTTTTTCTAAATCAACGCTCAGAAGATACCTTAAAGAGATGGGGTTCAGCTATAAGCGATTACGATTTGTTCCTGCAAAGAAACCAGATAATACGCTTTATGAAGAGAAAAAGAGGCACTTGCAAAAGTATGATTTACTCGCACAACAAGGCAAAATCAATCATTATTACTTTGATGAAAGTGGTTTTTCTGTTAACTCAAATATCCCTTATTCCTGGTCACCTGTAAATGCAACAATGGTGATTAAATCTTTCCACGCAAAAAGGTTTAATGTTCTTGGTTTTATCTCCAAACAAGAAGATCTAAAAGCATACATCAAGGAGTCCTCTGTAACAAGTGATACTGTTATTGAAGTCTTTGATGACTTCTCTCTTCAACTTACGAAGCCTACTGTGGTAACATTGGATAATGCATCCTTTCACAAAAGTAAAAAATTCAGAGAGAATATCCCAAAATGGGCAAATAGAGGTCTTACTTTAATCTATCTACCTCCTTACTCTCCAGAACTCAATATTATTGAAATTCTTTGGAAATTTATCAAATATCACTGGATGGAAATGTCTGCTTATCAAAGCTATACTGCAATGAAAGAATATGTTGAGCGAATGCTTAATGAATATGGAGATAAGAGAGTCATAGATTTTACACTGTATGAGAAGAAATTTTACCCTTTGGTTATGGTTGATTAATTGGTTTTATTTTTGGATAGGTACTTACATTGCAATGTCTGCATTTTTTAGCAGTGTCTGGACGTCCCTGCCGTCTTTGGGATAGATGGCAATTCCCATACTGGCAGTAATCTGATACTCTTCATGCTCAATCTGAAAAGGTGTTGCAAGTGTTTCTTTGAGTCTTTGGGCAATTTCTATAATTGTATTTTCATTTGTAAAATCAGGCAGAATTACTACAAACTCATCGCCTCCCAGACGTGCGACAATATCATTTTCTCGGGTTGTTTTTAAAAGAACCTGTGCAATGTGCAAAAGAATTTTATCGCCAAAGGCATGCCCTTTTGAATCATTTATATTTTTAAAATTATCCAGGTCCAAAAATATAATGGCAAATTCACTTTTGTCTCTTTTGCTTTTTGCAATCAGCCAGTTGATTTTTTCTATAAGACTCAGCCTGTTATACAGACCGCTTAAAGGGTCTTTTGTCGACAAATTATAGAGTTCTTCCTGCTCCTGCTGCAGCCTTTTAAATGTCATATTGAGTGAGTAGCGGATACTCTCAATCTCTTTGACAAAAAAGTTTTTTGGAGGATTTCGACTGTAGTAGGCATACTGGCGCAGTTTCTCAAGAGGTGTGATGATGTAGATTTTTGACAATATCCATAAAAACAGTATAAAGACAAAAGTGCTGACAAGAAAGGCAACAAGGATTTTTCTTATCTGTTGTGCAATGAGTCCGTGCGTATAGGCTTCATCAATATATACATTTGCATAATAATATTTTGGCTGGAGTCCATGAAAAGTTTTAATGGAAAAAGAGTAGCACTCCTGTGTAAAAATATTTGTATTTATAATTTTGGAAATCGGGAGACACTTTTGTGCTGAGTGATTGTGATCTTCATATCTGATATTTGCATGGTAAATAATATTTTGGCTGTTATCAAGAATATGTATATC
Encoded proteins:
- a CDS encoding IS630 family transposase; amino-acid sequence: MTKLGKKITKVFSKSTLRRYLKEMGFSYKRLRFVPAKKPDNTLYEEKKRHLQKYDLLAQQGKINHYYFDESGFSVNSNIPYSWSPVNATMVIKSFHAKRFNVLGFISKQEDLKAYIKESSVTSDTVIEVFDDFSLQLTKPTVVTLDNASFHKSKKFRENIPKWANRGLTLIYLPPYSPELNIIEILWKFIKYHWMEMSAYQSYTAMKEYVERMLNEYGDKRVIDFTLYEKKFYPLVMVD
- a CDS encoding efflux RND transporter permease subunit: MKKFVDLILKFRWFIVTLIPLLTLVLAYQLKYAQFDGSYRIWFGKESQTLKQYDAFKNTFGNDDSIIIVFRDENGIFNKKALHVIERLTQKLWQTKYIARVDSLTNYQYIHKNPQDEDDILIDDFIEDIDALHVKDLQKKREIASGEDLIVNRIISKDAKTTMIVGRLTPKAGNTIGASKHIMQDINRYIQEEKKSGYKFYLAGGPVVNTTFSSLGQYDVKTFTPLVLLIAMLLLWVIFRKISGVLLTVGVVVFTFTIVLSLQTLLGYKLNNFTANMPVFIIAIGIADAMHLFWIYLLGRKAGLDNYAAIHDTLEKNLLPTFLTSITTAVGFASLGISDIVPIKTLGLATANAAVLAFVITVLFVPAALAIINMKVRVTPKTTTQNTLGSFAKKYAKFIIKYDNQIITGTLLLFLFIALGLTNLKVDSNAVHYFREDVPFRQTVNMIQKNLTGPMSYEVVIDSKITDGIKNAKFMQTVDRFSQALKEKFPDARHTSSLVDVVKKFNEVMDADKSIPDNSNLIAQYLLLYSLSLPQGMEINDKMDVNERLLRLTVAMNVVDTSKDLQMIEWIEQWWKKTPYSAQVNGQTQMFAHMQADVTDTLIQSILLAIAVTSLLMFFIFKNIKMIPLFLIPNILPIVLVIGVMGWLGINIDLGVAISGAIILGIAIDDTIHFLVKYKEARKKSFDFENALAYVMQYAGLAMVLTTVVLSSAFIVFRLSQFMLNANFGLITAIALLIALLVDLLLLPALLKKIDGKTKSILIKKEKI
- a CDS encoding quinone-dependent dihydroorotate dehydrogenase — encoded protein: MLSYESLKPYLFKFEPETAHHIAECVLRLPNLCQIPFNPFLESHFVNDTSLRQEIFGRTFYNPVGLGAGFDKNATMIRGMQILGFGFTEIGTVTPKPQAGNPKPRMFRHIQEQSIQNAMGFNNDGAYKVVKRLKQRTPFTTPIGINIGKNKVTPEKEAINDYTHLIKAFDGMGDYFVINISSPNTPGLRDLQNEAFITNLFAQAKKLTKMPILLKIAPDMETEDAVSLTKMAVESGADGIIATNTTIDYSLVKHPKNIGGLSGAVLKEKSFKIFDAIAKELYGKTVLISVGGIDSAEEAYKRIRAGASLVQILSGLIFHGPDMIMNINKELIQLLKADGYENITQAVGADRK
- a CDS encoding putative bifunctional diguanylate cyclase/phosphodiesterase, whose protein sequence is MQQLIKDALKQNRFKLYYQPKVDIKTKKIVGCEALIRLTDPIEGIIPPYRFIGIAEENKMIIPLGEWIMQEAVSQIKKWEQTPLKDIKVSINLSAIQFQDPELLQKIKNYTHSIERNKLDIELTESVLIKHFKERLKVIKGIKELGISLSLDDFGTGYSSLSYLKEIPFDTLKIDKSFIDNIYTKDDLTFINMIVGIADDLHLNVVAEGVETKEQLKLLEEIHCKEYQGYLCSKPVPPKEFEELFSLHCV
- a CDS encoding outer membrane lipoprotein-sorting protein, producing MLFFLLISSALFAISNQEVANRCEAVMNGFEDSSSTMKMTLINANNQKRERHMKMIILEKASGNKSLMTFLSPADVKGTKFLNYEHINKDDDQWLYLPALKRVKRIASKNKSGSFMGSEFSYEDLSSFSAKKYTFTGQAKEEILNGKKYYVGKRVPVSKNSGYTKQISWVNAKTFLIKKVDYYDRKHELLKTAYFDDYKKIKGVWRVGMMRVKNHQNGKKTILVWEDEKIKIGLKERNFHKRVLKK
- a CDS encoding M16 family metallopeptidase gives rise to the protein MATSLPKYETKTLKNGLQIVVIPLKNHSNVISTDIFYKVGSRNEVMGKTGIAHMLEHMNFKSSKNLKAGEFDKEVKSIGGVNNASTSFDYTHYYIKSSTDNLNKSIELYAELMQNLNLKDDEFQPERDVVTEERRWRTDNNPLGYLYFRLFNNAYIYHPYHWTPIGFMNDIRTWTIKDIRDFHKTYYQPQNAILMVTGDVEPKEVFKSAKAAFGKIKNHGKIPKVKFVEPEQDGAKRVIVHKESEVEMLAITFHIPDFKDPDQVTLSVISEILYSGKSSRLYKELVDKKRLVNSVYAYNMENTDPGLFIFMATCNPGVKAETVEEELIKQINLMKETKVTKAELEKVKINTKSDFIYSLESSTSVANLFGSYLVRGDIEPLLHYEEEVNKVTAKKVQKVAQKYFNFDKSTTLILKK
- a CDS encoding helix-turn-helix domain-containing protein; the encoded protein is MRHSSYIKLDEKEELELYKFIEESNKAREKKRAMGVLLNSQKISVLEISKKLSSCTDAVYNWLIRYKRGGVASLKDIPQQGRPKILKVEDEDKIKEVFKK
- a CDS encoding GGDEF domain-containing protein yields the protein MNSISIKSFILLIIFVAFALEGYIFYSFFENSKETISKLLQTSIQTDVLNLKHFMEKNLKQKDINFIASHIDNIIIINPTVKDIHILDNSQNIIYHANIRYEDHNHSAQKCLPISKIINTNIFTQECYSFSIKTFHGLQPKYYYANVYIDEAYTHGLIAQQIRKILVAFLVSTFVFILFLWILSKIYIITPLEKLRQYAYYSRNPPKNFFVKEIESIRYSLNMTFKRLQQEQEELYNLSTKDPLSGLYNRLSLIEKINWLIAKSKRDKSEFAIIFLDLDNFKNINDSKGHAFGDKILLHIAQVLLKTTRENDIVARLGGDEFVVILPDFTNENTIIEIAQRLKETLATPFQIEHEEYQITASMGIAIYPKDGRDVQTLLKNADIAM